Within the Thermanaeromonas toyohensis ToBE genome, the region GCTGTACCGTGCGTCAGCTAAAGAGCTGGCTGCCCTGGCGCGGCGGGCTATTTCGCAGCTTAACCCGGTCTTAAAGCCGCACACGGCGCTCGCCAAGGAGATACTGCTGTGGTTTCTGCGGCACAGAGGGGAGGTGGTGCTGGGCTGGCGCTTTCGCGTTAGCGAAGCGTCCCGGGATGTGGCAGTATTGGTGGTGCGTAACGGAAAGGGCGATATATCTGACGCTTTGGGAGAGGGAGTAAAGGTGTGACGGGAATCCTGTGGTAATGGACTGCCCGCCATAGCAAGGCCCAAAGGCAACATTAGTTAACATTACTTGGAAGGAGGTAGGATGTTTTGAGTAACTTGTTTGCGGCTATGGAAGCGGCTTCGCGGGCCATAGGGGCCCACCGGGCGGCACTCGAGGCGCGGGGACAGAACGCTGCTAACGCTACGACTCCTGGCTACGCCCGGGAGCGGGTACAGCTCCGCAGTGCGGCACTTTTGACCCCGGCCGGAGGGCTGCCGGTACTTGTGGGTGTCGAGGCCACCGGCGTGGAAAGGATGACTGACTCCTTTGTTGATGCTGAGTCGCGGCGTGCCTTAGGTGCCCACGCGCGCTGGCAGGAGGCGCTGCGTGTTTATGAGGAGTTCGAAAGCGGTATGGGCGGGCCGGGTGACCCGAACCTGGAAGAAGCCTGCGACGCACTGTGGGCGTCCCTGCAGGACCTGGTTATGCAGCCTGAAAATCGTGCGGTACGTGCGGTGGTTATACAGCGGGCCGAGGCTTTCTGCGATGCGGTGCGACGGACTGCGTCGTTCGCGAAGGATATGCGGCATTCTCTTGATGGCCGCGTCAACGCCCTGGTGGAACGGGTTAACGGGTTGGCGGAACAGATTGCGAAGATTAATGGGGAGATCCTACAGGCGCGTGCGGCGGGGCGGGAAACCCCTTCTCTGCTTGACGAACGCGACCGGCTGCTGGACGAACTGGCGGAGCTCGTCGGTGCTAGCGTTCTAGAACGGCCGGACGGCACGGTTGTGGTAACTGCCGGCAATGGAGTGCTGGTCAGCGGGCCGGTGGCGAACCGAATGAGATACCAGGGCGGGCGTTTGCTTTGGGAGCGCACTGGCGCGGAAGTCCGCCTGGAAGAGGGTACCGTGGCCGGGGTCTTCGAAGGCGCGGCCGCAGTAGAATCCTTCCTGGCACAGCTCGACGCGGCGGTGCGGGGGCTGAGGGAGGCGGTCAATGCGGTACACCGGAATGGTTTCGGTCTGGACGGGTCCACAGGCCTGGATTTCTTTGCTGGAGGTGCACTCGATCTGGAGTTAAATCCGCTGTTGAGGGAAAGGCCGGAGCGGATCGCAACAGCGTCTTCGCCCGCCGGGATACCCGGCGATCCTTCCAATGCGCTCGCGCTGGCACGTGCCGTGGACAGCGCACCGGTTCTTGGGGATCTCCCCTTCCGGGAGGCCGTCCGCGCTCTGACGGTCGGGGTGGGTACAGCGGCGGCAGGGGCCCGTGATGCGGAGAAGCTTGCGGCCGCTGTACGGGATTCCGTGTTGCGGCAGCGCGACCAGATCCGGGGTGTGTCCCTGGACGAGGAGACGGTGGGCATGGTGCAGCACCAGCGCGCTATAGAAGCAGCCGCCCGGTACGTGACCGCCGTCGACCAGGCCATAGAGGCGCTGTTTGAAATGGGTGCCGTTGGCCGCTAAATGGTTCGATAAAGCGTTTCGGGAGGTGCGTTGAGAGGTGCGTGTAACAGAAAGTGTCATTGTGGGGACCGTGCTGCGCAACATCCAGCGCAGTTTTGAAACCAGGGAAGAACTGCAGCGGCGCCTGGCGACCGGGAAAAAGGTCGCCCTGGCGTCCGACGGGCCGGCCGACGCGGCGGAAGCTTTCCGCCTGCGGTCGGCGGTGAGGCGGGAGGAGCAGTACAGCCGCAATGCGGCTATGCTCCGGGAGTGGCTCGACGCGCAGGACGCCGCCCTTTCCCAGGCCTGCGATGTGCTGCAGAGGGCGCGGGACCTCGCCGTTCAGGGGGCGAGCGACACAAACGATTACGCCTCGCGGAGGTTCCTGGCGCTCGAAGTGGCCCAGCTGTTCGGACACCTGCTCCAAATAGCCAACAGCAGGTTCGGGGGGCAGTTCCTGTTCGGGGGCAGCCGGACCGAAGAGGCCCCGTTCCTGCCGGACGGTACCTATGTAGGGAATGCTGACCGGCTGGAACGGGAGGTGGGCTTCAACCTTACGGTTCCCGCAGGTCTCGATGGCGGGGCTGTCTTCGGTCCGGCCTTTGCTGCCCTGGTGTCGCTGCGGGCCGCGCTGGAGAGCGGTTCCGGTAGCGATATTTCGGACCGCATCGGCGACATCGACGCGGCCCTTGACAACATCCTGGCGGTGCGGGCCGAAGTGGGGGCACGGCGCAACAGGGTGGACGACGCCGGCCGGCTGGCGGACGAGAAGGTGTACACGGCACAGCGGCTGCTTGCCGAAGTGGAAGACGCGGACCTGCCCCTCACGGCTGTACAGCTGTCCGCGGCCGAGGCCGGTTACCAGTTTGCCCTGAAGGCGGGAGCGTACCTCGTGCGATCTTCCCTCCTGGATTTCTTACGGTAAAAGGGAGTGATTTCGTGGCGACCGTAAGTCTCTGCATGATCGTGAAGGACGAGGCGGAGAACCTGCCGCGATGTCTGGAGAGCGCCCGTGGGGCTGTGGACGAAGTAGTGGTGGTAGACACCGGATCGTCGGACGGAACGCCGGAGGTGGCGGCGGCGTTCGGTGCGCGGGTGCTTCACGTATCCTGGACGGACGACTTTTCCGCCGCGCGGAATGTGTCCCTTGACGCAGCACGGGGGGACTGGGTGCTCTGGCTGGACGCGGACGAGGAGCTGGTGGACCCCGGTGCTGTGCGGGAATCAGTGGAACGCGCCGGGGAAGTCTCCGGTTTCCTGCTGACCGTGGTGAACTTCATCGGCACCGACACGCCTGGTCCGGATGCCGTAGCAAACCCGTCCCTGCGGCTGTTCCGGAACAGGCCGGAACACCGGTTTTCGGGGGCCATTCACGAACAGATAGCGGCGGCGGTAGCTGCTACCGGCCCGCTGGGTTGGTGTCCAGCTAGAATCAACCACTATGGTTACTTGCTTCGGTCCGTGTTAAAGAAGGCCAAGGTGGAGCGCAACCTGGGGATACTAGAACGGATGGCAAGAGAAAACCCGCGTGACTCCTTTACGCGGTTCAACCTGGGGGTCGAATATACGCGGCTCTGCAGGTGGGAAGATGCGCTGCGGGAGTTCCAGGCGGCGTTTCCCTCTTTACCGGCGGGATTGGAAACAGCTTACGCCCCGGTGCTGCTGAAAAACATCGTCCTCTGCCTCCGGGAGCTAGGGAGGTACGACGAAGCGATGGCCGTGCTTCGCGACGCTGAGGCGGCGTACCCGGATTACACCGACCTGACTTATGCCCGGGGTGCAGTATTACTGGCCGCAGGTTGCTGGTCGGAAGCGGTGCGGGCGTTCCGCGAGTGCCTCCGGAGGGGTGAATCGGGGCAAAGGCACATTACGGAGCTAGGGGTCGGTGGATACAAGGCGCTGACTGGCTTGGGCTTCGCGCTCTGGCGCATGGGCGACCGCCAGGGGGCCGCCGTTTCCCTGGCGGAGGCTCTCCGGCAGGAGCCCCGCTGTGCGGAGGCCGCATGCGCGCTGGCAAATGTGCTTTTGGACGGCGGTATGGCGCCGCGGAACGTTGCCGCAACAGTGGCACCCCTAGCGAAAGGCGCGGCGGTGCGGGCCCTGGCGGGTCTTTTTCTGGAGCGGCGCTGTCCCGAGGAGGCCCTGGCGGTCGCTGGTGGGGACAGGGTGGTGCGCGCACGCTCCTTCTGGCAAAAAGGTGATGTTGCGGTAGCGCTGAATGAGCTCGAGGGGGTCGGCACTCCAGAAGCAGCCTGGTTGCGCGGTGTGTTTTTGGCTGCGAAAGGCGATTCTGCAGGGGCGGTTGCCGAATTCGAAAGGCTACGGGAATTGCTGCCGGAACATGCTGAGGCAGGCCTCGCCTTTGTGGGTCGCGGAGGGAAACCTTCTCCCGTGGCCCTCGGCGATCTCGCTTTGCTCTTGGCTGAAGGGGGGTGGCGCGAAGGGGCCGTAAGGGCAGCGGAGCTTTGCAGCGACCCCGTCGCAGCGGGGGATGTGCTGCGGCGGGCCGGATTGCGTGAGGAAGCTGCACAGCGGTACACAGGTGCGTGGCTGGCGGGAGCGGAGCTCCACGCAGAAGCATTGGACTTTCTGGTGGCGGTGGCTAAAGAGCATGGCATGGTAGAGGAAGCGGTGTTGCTGGCGGAGGCCGCATGGCAGAAAGCTCCGACCCCGGCGCGATGCGTCAGGCTGGCAACCAGCCTGGCGGCCGCGGGGAGGCCGGGCGATGCACTTGAGGTCCTGCGGGAAGGGGGGAGGATGTTTCCTTACGCTGAAACTATGGAGCTCGCATACCGGGCGATAGAAATAGCCCGGAATATATCGCAAGTTTCAGAAGAAAGCGGAAAAAGGGGGTAACAGTGGTGGCTTATATTGCGCCGTTTCAGTTTACAGGGTTGGCCTCTGGGTTCGACTGGAAGGCGGTAGTCGACCGCCTGATGGAGATCGAGCGGCGTCCCGTAGATTTGCTGAGGATGAGGCAAAAAGCTTTTGAGGACAAGCTCTTTGCCTGGCAGAGTATAGCTAGCGTGCTAGGCGACCTGAAAGCAAAACTGGAAGAGCTCGGAGTCCCTGACGCGTTCTACCGGTTAGCGGCTGTTTCTTCTGATCCTGCTGTGCTGTCCGCGTCTGCCGGGTCGGGTGCCACCGCTGGGGTCCATACCGTCGAGGTAAGGGCCCTGGCGCTGAACCAGACAGTTGCGTCGGATTCGCAGCCCGATGGTTCTCTGGGGCTTTCGGGTACCTTCGAAGTCAATGGCCGGCAGGTAGAAGTAACATCAGCCGACACGCTGGCGGACATAGCGGACAAAATCAACCGTGCCAATGCGGGTGTAGTCGCCTGGGTTGTGGACGGCCGCCTGGTGGTCAGGAGCCTCACACCGGGCACAGCGGGTGCTCTGAGCATGCGCGACGTGTCGGGGACCGTACTCCAGACCTTAGGAGTGCTCGGTTCGGGCAACCTGGCTTTCAGGGCTTCGTACCTGAAGAGTGTGGCGCCGGACCCTTTGTATCCGGACGGAGGCGGAGAGTTTACTGATGGCCTGGAAGGCACGGACATTACGGACGGCCTGAGTTTCGGATATTCGGGAACCGACCTGGGGGTGCCCGGTGGCGGTCCGGCTACTGTAGAGGTTACCGTTGACCTTGGCCAGGTGGCGAACCTGACTGGGGTAAAGTTGGTCTCGGGAGGGGGTCCGAACTCGAGTTACTGTGCTGATTCTCTGGAGGTACTGACAAGCACAGATGGAGTTAATTTTGTGTCGCAGGGGAGCGTTTCGGGAGCGAACGCACGCCAGCTAACTTTGGCTTTTACGACCCAAGCGCGGTACGTGAAGTTCCGGATCACCAAGAACTTTGCCCCGGCAGATCAGCCTGGCGACTGGTTGTTCTTGGACGAGGGTTACGTCTACGGTACGGGATTTAAAAACCTCCTGCAGCCCGCCCAGGACGCTTCCGTGGTGGTGGACGGGATAGATGTGAAG harbors:
- the flgK gene encoding flagellar hook-associated protein FlgK, producing MEAASRAIGAHRAALEARGQNAANATTPGYARERVQLRSAALLTPAGGLPVLVGVEATGVERMTDSFVDAESRRALGAHARWQEALRVYEEFESGMGGPGDPNLEEACDALWASLQDLVMQPENRAVRAVVIQRAEAFCDAVRRTASFAKDMRHSLDGRVNALVERVNGLAEQIAKINGEILQARAAGRETPSLLDERDRLLDELAELVGASVLERPDGTVVVTAGNGVLVSGPVANRMRYQGGRLLWERTGAEVRLEEGTVAGVFEGAAAVESFLAQLDAAVRGLREAVNAVHRNGFGLDGSTGLDFFAGGALDLELNPLLRERPERIATASSPAGIPGDPSNALALARAVDSAPVLGDLPFREAVRALTVGVGTAAAGARDAEKLAAAVRDSVLRQRDQIRGVSLDEETVGMVQHQRAIEAAARYVTAVDQAIEALFEMGAVGR
- the flgL gene encoding flagellar hook-associated protein FlgL, with protein sequence MRVTESVIVGTVLRNIQRSFETREELQRRLATGKKVALASDGPADAAEAFRLRSAVRREEQYSRNAAMLREWLDAQDAALSQACDVLQRARDLAVQGASDTNDYASRRFLALEVAQLFGHLLQIANSRFGGQFLFGGSRTEEAPFLPDGTYVGNADRLEREVGFNLTVPAGLDGGAVFGPAFAALVSLRAALESGSGSDISDRIGDIDAALDNILAVRAEVGARRNRVDDAGRLADEKVYTAQRLLAEVEDADLPLTAVQLSAAEAGYQFALKAGAYLVRSSLLDFLR
- a CDS encoding TPR domain-containing glycosyltransferase; translated protein: MIVKDEAENLPRCLESARGAVDEVVVVDTGSSDGTPEVAAAFGARVLHVSWTDDFSAARNVSLDAARGDWVLWLDADEELVDPGAVRESVERAGEVSGFLLTVVNFIGTDTPGPDAVANPSLRLFRNRPEHRFSGAIHEQIAAAVAATGPLGWCPARINHYGYLLRSVLKKAKVERNLGILERMARENPRDSFTRFNLGVEYTRLCRWEDALREFQAAFPSLPAGLETAYAPVLLKNIVLCLRELGRYDEAMAVLRDAEAAYPDYTDLTYARGAVLLAAGCWSEAVRAFRECLRRGESGQRHITELGVGGYKALTGLGFALWRMGDRQGAAVSLAEALRQEPRCAEAACALANVLLDGGMAPRNVAATVAPLAKGAAVRALAGLFLERRCPEEALAVAGGDRVVRARSFWQKGDVAVALNELEGVGTPEAAWLRGVFLAAKGDSAGAVAEFERLRELLPEHAEAGLAFVGRGGKPSPVALGDLALLLAEGGWREGAVRAAELCSDPVAAGDVLRRAGLREEAAQRYTGAWLAGAELHAEALDFLVAVAKEHGMVEEAVLLAEAAWQKAPTPARCVRLATSLAAAGRPGDALEVLREGGRMFPYAETMELAYRAIEIARNISQVSEESGKRG